Part of the Spea bombifrons isolate aSpeBom1 chromosome 3, aSpeBom1.2.pri, whole genome shotgun sequence genome, TAAGTGCATCTGAGGAGACTCCTGTGATTGGCTGCGTGCTGTCCAATCAGGTCTTACCCTTATTTGATCTGAAATGTAAAGGTAGGGTAAAATCAGGCCAGGCATGAGCCGAGCTGGTCCCAGACAGGTGAGgtgtgttaaataataaaaaataataatttactatgAGTGTAACATAATCCTGCCCAGATAGctgtattatattaataaatataactattcTGTTACAGCATGTTTTGGTGGTATCCTCTGATTGGATGTTAGCTTTCTGCTACGCGCATTGTATGTGTTTTGCAAAAATGCTGCATATATCCCATCAAAAGCATAACATTTGAGTTTGTTTCTGTGCTGTTGGCATGGAGATTCTCTACAATGGGAGGAAAGTGTTGTGTTCTGCACATTTGCTATAACAACACATAGATATGCTTAGATTGTCATATACACCATATACATATTTTCCTCTGCTTTGGAGGGtggcatataatatattttatttttttcctgttcttatGATGATCTTGTTTGCTTACgtatgttatttatttcattcagGCACATGTCACTGCAGAGTGGCAAGATGGAAAACGCTACTATTTTGCTGGAGTCTAAAACTTTGCCTGCCAGCCTGCTGAATGAAATGTATCAACTGCGGCTTCTCGGACACTTCTGCGATGCTACGGTGAAAGTGGAGCACGACGGAAATAGAGTGGAATTTGTCGCTCACAAGTCTGTTCTGGCAGCTTCGAGTAAATATTTCAAGGAAgtgtttattaaagaaaatgtattggaTGGCTCCGGTGCTTGTGTATTGCTCAGTGACATACATGCTGTAGACTTTGCATCGTTTCTTGAgtttatatatacagcaaagGTTGAGGTGGAGGAAGACAGAGTACAGCGGATGATAGATGTTGCCGAAAAACTTAAGTGTGAGGAACTGGAAGACGTCTGCTTCCAAATTAAAAAGCAAATGCTAGAATCCGTGTGGCTGGATCTACAAAATTTCTCAGAGGCGCAAGAAACAGAAGACATAAGTGCATTGCATATGCATTCTCTGTCTGATATCCAGTCCGCTTCTGAAGAGGATGCACAAACTGCAAACGCCACCATGTTTCCTGATACCTCTGATGGAAAAAGAGCACAAGAGACGCTCCCTATTGAATCCGCTACAAACTCTGAAGACAATTCAGAAACTGTGAAAGAGACCCCGAAACTCTCAAATGCAAAATCTAAAAGATCTAGTGGGCGCTTAGCTGGAAAAAAGGCTGTGGTTGAAATTCCAAAGAAGAAATACACGAGGAAATTGAGAGAGGAGCAGGACAATGCAGAGACTTGTATGGTGGGTGATGGCGCATCCGTAGAACAAAATACACACCGCGAGGAAATGAGCGATGAGCAGACTGAGGATAGTATTAAGGCTGAAGACGATGACAGCCGTTGTGATTTAAAAGagagctgtaaaaaaaacagcaaggaTAACACTTGCCCCATCTatgacaaaatgtatttagatgAAAATGGTTACTTACTGCACTCCAAAAAGGCTGACACGGATTCTGAAGAAGttgtatataaatgtgaaatTTGCTTGCAGACCTTTGCGAATCGGTGTAATTTGAAAAGTCACCAGCGTCATGTTCATAGCAATGAACGTCGCTTTCCATGTGAGCTCTGTGGGAAaaagtttaaaaggaaaaaagacatCAAAAGACACATACTACAGGTCCACGAGGGTGGGGGTGAGAGGCATTTCTGCCAACAATGTGGTAAGGGTCTAAGCTCCAAAACTGCTTTGAGACTTCATGAGAGGACGCATACAGGTGACAAACCTTACGGATGTACGCAGTGCGATGCCAAATTTTCTCAGACCTCAGCACTTAAAACACATATGAGGTAGGAACAGACATCATAGTGTAAACAAAATGCTTGAATCTTCTGTTTCACCAGTATTGTGACAGATGTAAGTACTACGTATCCTGTacgtatgtttttatattttatattggcaGATACCACTGCATGTAAAGTGAGTGCTAAGAAATGTGCACCAGACGAGGAGATAAGCACCATTAGTCTTTTAGGTTCTGGAGCAGTGATACTGTTAGCAATCTTTTTACATGATCTGGATCGTTGCAGTAGCAGTCATGACCAATTTTCTTCTCAGGGATTAGAAAGGTAAACTGCGTGCTTTACTGATGCTTAGTTAACCACTAAACATGCAGTGTTTTGCTTAGAAACACCATCTCTATACTTTCTTGATGGCTGCACTTCTGTGATCTGTGCCGCTAGGAGCTAGAAAAAGGCAATGGGGGCAAGTTAATGCACACTGCATTAACATGCCCCCATTGCCTTTTTCTAGCTCCTAAATGCGTTTAAACTGGCAAGCATACAGGTCATAGAGGTTGGCAACCGAACATTCTGCATGGCACAGTGAGGTGGCACAAAATGTAAAAGTCGGTGCCAAAGTTCAAGTTAACaaatgtgtgttgtgtgtggcaAAGGGAGGCAGCACAAAGTATTCACCCAAAGGCTGCCAATAATTGTATCATACACACtttacaatttgtttttgtataaacTTTTGCTGGGTTTGCAATTCTTTGATATCTATGAAAGCAgggtatattttttgtgttgaagaaaagctcaaagggttaaacaataaagacaattttcacagccttcttatATTATACTTTCAATGTGAATATCCCTGATTGCTTGAGTGCGTCCAATAGTTGTACAGTTAAACCCCAATCTTTGGTTGAATGGATCCTTTGAGCATTCCATGTCTTTCAGGTTCAGCTGCACTTggtaatattatattatctcTTCGAAGGGAAATCCTGTGGAATAAAGC contains:
- the GZF1 gene encoding GDNF-inducible zinc finger protein 1, with product MSLQSGKMENATILLESKTLPASLLNEMYQLRLLGHFCDATVKVEHDGNRVEFVAHKSVLAASSKYFKEVFIKENVLDGSGACVLLSDIHAVDFASFLEFIYTAKVEVEEDRVQRMIDVAEKLKCEELEDVCFQIKKQMLESVWLDLQNFSEAQETEDISALHMHSLSDIQSASEEDAQTANATMFPDTSDGKRAQETLPIESATNSEDNSETVKETPKLSNAKSKRSSGRLAGKKAVVEIPKKKYTRKLREEQDNAETCMVGDGASVEQNTHREEMSDEQTEDSIKAEDDDSRCDLKESCKKNSKDNTCPIYDKMYLDENGYLLHSKKADTDSEEVVYKCEICLQTFANRCNLKSHQRHVHSNERRFPCELCGKKFKRKKDIKRHILQVHEGGGERHFCQQCGKGLSSKTALRLHERTHTGDKPYGCTQCDAKFSQTSALKTHMRIHTGEKPFVCDVCGVKFTQNHMLIYHKRCHTGERPFMCETCGKSFASKEYLKHHNRIHTGSKPFKCDICMRTFAQRNSLYQHIKVHTGERPYCCDQCGKQFTQLNALQRHHRIHTGEKPFMCIACHRTFTDKSTLRRHTTIHDKNTPWKSFLVVLDSASKDDASQKADIMEDECDDSPKPTEKLTYTENGHYQSLTVVPATVDILHENGSASVLGCKADCSAIPQEVFIATTLNHLTVLHTQTEPIQAVVNME